A window from Nycticebus coucang isolate mNycCou1 chromosome X, mNycCou1.pri, whole genome shotgun sequence encodes these proteins:
- the LOC128578126 gene encoding ORM1-like protein 1, with protein MNVGVAHSEVNPNTRVMNSQGMWLTYALGVGLLHIVLLSISFFSVPVAWTLTNTIHNLGMYVFSHAVKGTPFETPDQGKLRLLTHWEQLGYAVQFTSSQKFLTISPIILYFLASFFTKYDPTHFTLNTVSLLSGLIPQMPQLHGVQIFGISKY; from the coding sequence ATGAATGTTGGAGTTGCCCACAGTGAGGTGAATCCAAATACCCGTGTAATGAACAGCCAGGGTATGTGGCTGACATATGCATTAGGAGTTGGCTTGCTTCATATTGTCTTACTCAGCATTTCCTTCTTCAGTGTTCCTGTTGCTTGGACCTTAACAAATACTATACATAATTTGGGCATGTATGTCTTTTCGCATGCAGTGAAAGGAACACCTTTTGAAACTCCAGACCAGGGTAAATTAAGACTGCTAACTCACTGGGAACAACTGGGCTATGCAGTACAGTTTAcatcttcacagaagtttctcacAATTTCTCCAATAATTCTATATTTTCTGGCAAGTTTCTTTACGAAGTATGATCCAACTCACTTCACCCTAAACACAGTTTCTCTCCTGAGTGGGCTAATTCCCCAAATGCCACAACTACATGGTGTTCAGATCTTTGGAATTAGTAAGTACTGA